The stretch of DNA GGTCGACCGTCTCCGATCGCGGCGAGATTCTCCAGGCAACCTACGGCCACCGCGAAATGCTGCGGAGACAGGCAGCCGACGCGACCGAGCGAGGGGAGTGATGCGGACGATCGTGTGAAGGGTCCACGATGCAGGCTTACGACGCATGTGGGTAGCCGGACGACGCGCCGCGGGCAGCCGGAACACGCGCTCGTGTTGGCGGACGGCCGCCCGAGGACTCGCGGCATATTCGTGGCGTCGTCGGAGGCAAGTAGGCCGCTTCCTATTACGGGCGAACGTCTCAACCTGCAGTAACGTTGGTGAAGAGATGGACGGAGAGGTGTTCACCTATTGCGAGCGCACATCCGGGCCTCGGTAACTCCACGAACTGACTGACCGGTGATCACACCTGAGAGGGGCTTCCAATCACATCTGATTCCGCTTGCTGAGGGCAGTTCCGCAGAATTGGCGAACGGTGGTGATCGATGCTGATCGTTTTGGTGGGCGCAGAGCGTCTCGATGTTGCAGTCAAGGCGCACGATGCAGGGGCGCTGGACGAAGACATCCCGATCGATCTGCCATTGCTTGAGCGCGCCATAGAGCGCACAGGTAACGATCATCAGAGGCATTGCATTGACCCACAGTGCGTCAGTTCCGGTGATGTCCTTGTAGTGCAAAACAATCAGGACGCCGGTGGCGATGAAACCGATGATAGCGAGAAGCGGCGCATAGATGGTCGAGTATTTCGACCCGGTGAGCTTGCCTTGAGAGGTAGCGACAATAGTACTTGCCGAGGTGGAGTCCATTTTGGTGATCATGTTCAATGCGTTGTGGCCGGCAATCGCCGGAAGCAGGTCAGTCATCGGGCTCGCCCCGGTCAGGACGAATGGCAGCAGAAACGCAAGGGTGATGAGCACTTGGGCCATGACCGCGACGTGCGGAGTCTTGTAGCGCGGATGCGTTCGGCTCAGTGCTGGGAACAAGATGCCTGATCGAGATGAGGAGTACATGTACCGAGTCGAGAGGTTGTGATATGCAATCGCTGCACCAATGATCGTGACTGCGATGATGAAGTTAATCGAGGTTCGCGGGCCTGCGGCGGATCGGGATCGATGAGATCTCGTACAAGAAGGGCCACAAGTACTTGACGGTGGTCGTCGATCACGATTCGGGCCGGCTGGTGTGGGCGGCGGAGGGCCGCAGCGCCGATACCCTGCGTGGATTCTTCGACCTGCTGGGTCCCGAACGCTGCGCGCAGATCACCCATGTCACCGCCGATGCGGCGCCCTGGATCGCGAAGGTCGTCACCGAACGCTGCCCAGGCGCGATCCGGTGCGCGGATCCGTTTCATGTGGTGGCCTGGGCCACCGCCGCGGTCGACAGGGTCCGCAGAGGTTCCTGGAACCGTGCTCGTGCGAAAGTTGTGCCACGCAAAACGTTCGGCACACGTGGTCGGCCACGGGACGGGGCCGGCCCGCTCCCGATCCGTACCGCGAGCGGGCCACCGTCGTCAAGAACAGCAGGTGGGCGCTGCTGAAGAACCCGCAGAACTTGACCGGCAAGCAGGCGGTGACGCTTCGGCTGATCGAACTCGAGGACCCCGTCCTGCACCGCGCATACCTGCTCAAAGAATCTTTGCGGTTGGTGTTCGGAGATGCGGCACGAGGACGCGATCATCGAGTTGGACCGGTGGATCGGCTGGGCCCGCCGATCCCGGATGAATTGCAGTGAGTGATCCCAATCCTGAACCCGTTGCGTTGGCGACGGGCCACATGTTCGACCAGCCCCGCGCCGAGGCAGCGGTCCGCGAACTGTTGCTCGCCATCGGAGAGGACCCCGACCGCCCCGGACTGATCGACACGCCGGCCCGAGTCGCACGCTCATACCGCGAGGTGTTTGCCGGCCTTTACACCGACCCGGCCGAAGTCCTGGGCACGACCTTCGACGAGGGCCATCGCGAACTCGTCCTCGTGCGGGATATCCCGTTGTACTCCACGTGTGAGCACCATCTGGTGTCGTTCCACGGAGTCGCGCACGTCGGCTACATCCCGGGCTCTACCGGAAAGGTCACCGGACTGTCGAAAATCGCCCGCGTTGTCGACCTCTACGCGAAGCGCCCTCAGGTGCAAGAACGACTCACCAGCCAGGTCGCCGACGCCGTCATGCGCAAACTCAACCCGCGAGGCGCCATTGTCGTGATCGAGGCCGAGCACCTGTGCATGGCGATGCGCGGTATCCGCAAACCGGGGGCGAGTACGACCACGTCGGCAGTGCGGGGAACGCTGCAGTCCAGTGCCGCGTCGCGATCGGAGGCACTCGCCCTGATCCTACGCAATTGATCGAGACCCGTCGCAGCGGTGTGCCGTCTTATCGACGGCGAACACACCCACCGTCGATCATTGCGGGTCATCACGAATGGCAGGTAGAACCCTCGACGACACCGGCGGAATCAGTCGTTCCGAAACGTCGAGGCCGCCGTCCGTACCAGGTCGAGCTTCGCTGTCTGAATATCCGTTGTTAGGTCCGAGGGTGGCCACTGCGGTGGAAAATGGCGACGGTGGTGGCTGTTCCGCTGATGGTAGCGGTCAGTCTCGGAGCAATCCGTGTGCACGAGAGCTTGAGTGCAGCCGCCGGTTTCGCGACAATCGCGGACCGGTTAACGATTATCCCGCTGTTGGTCGAACTGGACGCTGATGCTGCCGTCGTGACGGGCACACTCGCGCAACGCTCAATCACGCCGGAGTTGATCGACAAGCTGGACCGAGCTCGCGGCGTATGCGCTACAAACAAGCGGCTCCCCGATGTGGTGAAGCACCGGTCGCTGCGTACGACCACGACGATGCTCTCAACTGCGCGAAGCAGTGGCCAGACAACTTCGTCGTGTCCGACACTCCCGGCCCGCTGCAGCCAGACGAGACCGGCTACGCGTAACGCGTCGCCCCTCAGATCCACGACTCCTCGAGGTGACACACCATGGTGCTAGCTACGAGCCGGGGCAACGACAGCCCGGATTCGGGTGCCAACCGGACATCGCAGGCTTACCACGATCTGCGCGCTTTGATCCTCTCCGGTCACTACGAACCGGACTCACGCCTCACTGAATCGGAGCTCACCACGCAGCTCCAGATCTCGCGCGGGACGATCCGTTCGGTGCTCGCGCGCCTCGCGCAGGAGGGATACGTCACCGCCGAGGCGAACCGCAGCGCTCGCACCCCCTCGTTCTCGGTGGACGAGGCGGTCGA from Rhodococcus opacus B4 encodes:
- the folE gene encoding GTP cyclohydrolase I FolE, whose translation is MFDQPRAEAAVRELLLAIGEDPDRPGLIDTPARVARSYREVFAGLYTDPAEVLGTTFDEGHRELVLVRDIPLYSTCEHHLVSFHGVAHVGYIPGSTGKVTGLSKIARVVDLYAKRPQVQERLTSQVADAVMRKLNPRGAIVVIEAEHLCMAMRGIRKPGASTTTSAVRGTLQSSAASRSEALALILRN